Proteins from a genomic interval of Flammeovirgaceae bacterium SG7u.111:
- a CDS encoding TolC family protein, whose protein sequence is MSLIKRFLGIIGAVLLSTMALFGQTAPDKEAFTLQECIEYGFKNSVSAKNAFIDVEISKAKVKEIRADGLPQINGSAGITDNFAIQTSFLPAIFFADDPINNPPPPDAKPVPVNFGVQYSANGTVTAQQLLFDGVFFLGLKAAKVYTELASQSYHKTKIDLSKAIHSAYYGALVSKEQYDLTVQNFNRLDTLLRQTTAQYENGFSEKIDVDRIRVTYNNTRAQLSSRERLYNLSLNLLKYQMGYDIAQPIELTEKLDDLAILNAEFDETGFDYTQRIEFTLLETQRTLDEMNMKQFQYMYYPKLYLNANGGANSGTNKYTDLGIPDNWFGFGSFGVSLTVPIFDGMRKRNQISQARLEMQKTENQLMDLENMINVEVVQTKINYQNSFDNFKLAEENMELAQEIFRVTKIKFQEGFGSSLEVVDAETSYKEAETNYFNAMYDALLDKVEYLASTGRLLEY, encoded by the coding sequence TCAAAAACTCAGTTTCAGCCAAGAATGCATTTATAGATGTAGAGATATCTAAGGCTAAAGTGAAGGAAATAAGAGCGGATGGATTGCCGCAAATAAATGGTTCTGCAGGTATTACTGATAATTTTGCCATACAAACTAGTTTCTTACCTGCAATCTTTTTTGCGGATGATCCGATCAATAATCCTCCTCCTCCAGATGCTAAGCCAGTTCCGGTTAATTTTGGTGTTCAATATTCTGCAAATGGAACTGTCACCGCTCAGCAGCTTTTGTTTGATGGAGTGTTTTTCTTGGGTTTAAAAGCGGCAAAAGTTTATACAGAATTAGCGAGTCAATCGTATCATAAAACTAAAATAGACCTTTCCAAAGCCATTCATTCTGCATATTATGGAGCACTAGTGAGCAAAGAACAATATGACCTTACGGTGCAAAACTTCAATAGGCTTGATACGCTTTTGAGGCAAACTACTGCTCAGTATGAAAACGGGTTTTCAGAAAAAATAGATGTAGATAGGATTCGGGTGACCTATAACAACACTAGGGCACAGCTTTCTTCACGTGAACGTTTGTACAACTTAAGTCTGAATCTGTTGAAATATCAGATGGGATATGACATAGCCCAACCAATAGAGCTTACTGAAAAGTTGGACGATTTGGCAATTTTAAATGCTGAGTTTGACGAAACTGGATTTGATTATACGCAGCGCATTGAGTTTACTCTTTTGGAAACCCAAAGGACACTTGATGAGATGAATATGAAGCAGTTCCAGTATATGTATTATCCAAAACTTTATTTGAATGCGAATGGTGGTGCAAACTCAGGAACTAATAAATATACAGACTTGGGGATACCTGACAACTGGTTTGGCTTTGGCTCGTTTGGTGTTTCCTTGACTGTGCCGATTTTTGATGGTATGAGGAAGCGTAATCAAATCTCCCAGGCAAGGCTTGAAATGCAAAAAACGGAGAACCAATTGATGGATTTAGAAAACATGATCAATGTAGAGGTGGTTCAGACTAAGATCAATTATCAGAACAGCTTCGATAATTTTAAACTGGCCGAGGAGAATATGGAGCTTGCACAAGAGATTTTTAGAGTGACCAAGATCAAATTCCAAGAAGGATTTGGCTCTAGCTTGGAAGTAGTAGATGCTGAAACATCTTACAAAGAAGCGGAAACAAATTATTTCAATGCAATGTATGATGCCTTGCTCGACAAGGTAGAATACTTGGCTTCTACAGGTCGATTACTTGAGTACTAA
- a CDS encoding efflux RND transporter periplasmic adaptor subunit, which translates to MINLKRIALLLVVFLAYSCAETEDDLSVAEKKQQLEQYKKEFATLKTKIDKLETEIKKVENVDPKAGLKRVETLTLSPHTFEHFIEVPGNVKSKQNVMVNPEMNGIILKKFVEEGQRVKRGDVLIEIDAVLIRKGIEEIETRLALAKTLFQRQENLWKQEIGSEVQFLQAKNEKEALERSLESQKEQLAKAFVRSPIDGVVDEFFVNRGEMASPSVSIARVVNLSVVEIDADVSESYIAHVNKGDSVVVNFKAIGKEIKLPIRYVGQFINPENRTFRIEMKANNKTGLLRPNTLAVVKINDFTKKGAITVPSNVIQRSTTGEKFLYIAQQEGDLEVVKKVFVEISKSYEGQTLVTKGLSTGDMVIVAGYSDVIDGEKVNVVNKLSMLTSK; encoded by the coding sequence ATGATAAATCTAAAAAGAATCGCATTACTCCTTGTTGTGTTTTTGGCTTACAGTTGCGCCGAAACTGAGGATGATTTATCTGTAGCTGAGAAAAAGCAACAGCTAGAGCAATACAAAAAAGAATTTGCCACTTTAAAAACTAAAATTGACAAGCTCGAAACCGAGATCAAAAAGGTGGAGAATGTTGATCCGAAAGCTGGCTTGAAGCGAGTGGAAACACTGACGCTTTCACCTCATACATTTGAGCACTTTATAGAGGTTCCTGGTAATGTGAAGTCGAAGCAGAACGTGATGGTGAACCCAGAAATGAACGGCATTATCTTGAAGAAATTTGTGGAAGAAGGGCAGAGGGTGAAAAGAGGTGATGTTTTGATAGAAATAGATGCGGTGCTTATCAGAAAAGGCATTGAAGAAATTGAAACTCGATTAGCTTTGGCCAAGACCCTTTTTCAGCGCCAAGAAAACCTTTGGAAGCAAGAGATCGGTTCTGAGGTTCAATTTCTGCAAGCAAAAAATGAGAAAGAAGCCTTGGAGCGCTCGCTTGAGTCGCAAAAGGAGCAACTGGCCAAAGCATTTGTGAGGTCTCCTATAGATGGGGTAGTGGATGAATTCTTTGTAAATAGGGGTGAAATGGCTTCGCCAAGTGTGAGTATAGCAAGGGTGGTAAACCTTTCTGTAGTAGAGATTGATGCAGACGTGTCAGAATCATACATTGCCCATGTAAACAAAGGAGATTCAGTTGTGGTCAACTTTAAGGCAATAGGGAAAGAAATAAAGTTGCCTATTCGCTATGTAGGTCAATTTATCAATCCAGAGAACAGGACTTTTCGCATAGAAATGAAAGCTAATAACAAGACTGGATTGTTGAGACCAAATACCTTGGCAGTAGTCAAAATCAATGATTTCACCAAAAAAGGTGCAATTACTGTCCCTTCCAACGTAATTCAGCGCTCTACCACAGGAGAAAAATTCTTGTACATAGCCCAACAAGAAGGAGACCTTGAGGTGGTAAAAAAAGTTTTTGTGGAAATCTCGAAGTCGTACGAAGGGCAAACACTGGTAACCAAAGGCCTTTCTACTGGAGATATGGTGATAGTGGCAGGGTATAGCGATGTGATTGATGGAGAGAAAGTGAATGTGGTGAATAAGTTAAGTATGTTAACTTCTAAATAA
- a CDS encoding efflux RND transporter permease subunit: MEENKEKNVAREFGLSSFSINNSTSVFILTVILILFGMVSYTSMPKEQFPEVVIPTAYVNTPYPGNSPVDIENLITRPIEKELKSIKGIKKITSTSAQDVSIIVVEFNEGTEISKALTDVKDAVDKSKRELPNDLDQDPTVMEIDVTEIPIMVINISGDYEIDQLNDYAEWLEDELETLKEVSKVDISGSVEREIQINADLFKMDARMVTFDDIANAVAAENLTMSGGDILTEGYRRSLRVSAEFESVKEIENIIVKSENQNTIYLKDIAEVVDSYVERDSYARLATNEFATEGNNPVVSLNVVKKGGENLINADTKIREILKEAKGKQLPENLDIVLTNNQADNMNRQVDNLENSIFSGVILVVLVLLFFMGLRNALFVGLAIPMSMFLSFIVLSFIGFTINMMVLFALILALGMLVDNAIVVIENIYRLKELGYTNLQAAKEGVGEVAVAIISSTATTLAAFLPLAFWGGMIGEFMSYLPITLIIVLSSSLFVGLIINPVVAAAFMKVDNGKHQPKKKKLTILAVALIVLAIPCYFVMSSYTFANLLMLFAILSLLNAYTFKPLAYWFQNTLLVKMENIYLKTLRFSLKGSLPYVFFGGTLVVLVFAFMLFGANLPKIVLFPENEPNYVYVYAESALGTDVETTNKIAVQIEKKVFEVLEPYSDIVESIVTNVGKGTGDPNAGPANDITPHKAKVSIAFVQFQERQGVSTAELQKKIGEACRTIPGVKITTEKENMGPPVGKPISIEVTGEDYVSLIQESEAIKNIIEQSGVPGIEQLKLEVETGKPELLINIDRNKARRYGLSTNMLASTMRTAIYGREISKFKDGEDDYPIQLRLKDEYRYNISALNNQRLTFRDNKGKFHQIPVSAVASLDYSTTFGSVKRKDLDRVITVSSNVIDGYNANEVVADIKNVLETHELPEGYSFKFTGEQEDQAESVAFLGRAMIIAVCAIFMILVSQFNSLTKPFIIIGSVVFSMIGVFLGIVIFGDDFVIIMTGVGIISLAGVVVNNAIVLIDYTDLVVKRKKEELGLGEKESLSKADLIECIVTGGYTRLRPVLLTAITTVLGLVPLATGFNIDFFGLFARFEPEIYMGGQNADFWGPMAWTVIYGLVFATFLTLVIVPVMYLLTERFINLTKRVGEKAEAVATE; this comes from the coding sequence ATGGAAGAAAATAAAGAAAAGAATGTCGCTCGTGAGTTTGGGTTGAGTTCGTTCTCGATCAATAATAGTACGAGTGTGTTCATATTGACCGTGATCTTGATTCTCTTTGGGATGGTTTCATATACCTCTATGCCCAAAGAGCAGTTTCCCGAGGTGGTGATCCCTACGGCCTATGTGAATACGCCTTACCCTGGCAACTCTCCGGTAGATATCGAAAACCTTATTACAAGGCCAATAGAAAAAGAGCTGAAATCCATTAAGGGCATCAAAAAGATCACCTCTACTTCCGCACAAGATGTATCGATCATTGTGGTGGAATTTAACGAAGGCACAGAAATATCTAAAGCGCTGACAGATGTGAAAGATGCCGTGGATAAGTCGAAAAGGGAGTTGCCCAATGATTTGGACCAAGACCCTACGGTGATGGAAATTGATGTTACCGAAATCCCGATCATGGTTATCAACATCTCTGGTGATTATGAGATAGACCAGCTCAACGACTATGCCGAATGGCTAGAAGATGAACTTGAGACGCTCAAAGAAGTATCGAAAGTAGATATTAGCGGGTCGGTAGAAAGGGAGATCCAGATCAATGCAGATCTTTTCAAAATGGATGCGAGGATGGTGACCTTTGATGACATTGCCAACGCCGTTGCTGCGGAAAACTTGACGATGTCAGGGGGAGATATTCTTACCGAAGGGTATCGTAGGTCGCTCAGGGTAAGTGCTGAGTTCGAGTCGGTAAAGGAAATTGAAAACATTATAGTTAAGTCTGAGAACCAAAACACTATCTACCTTAAAGACATAGCTGAAGTAGTAGACAGCTATGTGGAGCGGGATAGCTATGCAAGGCTGGCTACCAATGAGTTTGCCACTGAGGGGAACAACCCAGTGGTGTCGCTCAATGTGGTGAAGAAAGGTGGGGAGAACTTGATCAATGCAGATACTAAGATCAGAGAAATATTAAAAGAAGCGAAGGGCAAGCAGCTGCCTGAAAACTTGGACATAGTTCTTACCAACAACCAAGCAGATAATATGAACCGCCAAGTGGATAACTTGGAAAACAGTATTTTCTCAGGGGTAATACTTGTAGTATTGGTATTGCTTTTCTTTATGGGCTTGAGAAACGCCTTGTTTGTAGGTTTGGCAATTCCTATGTCGATGTTCCTTTCGTTCATTGTGTTAAGCTTTATAGGGTTCACTATCAATATGATGGTGCTCTTTGCGCTCATACTGGCACTGGGGATGCTGGTGGATAATGCCATTGTGGTAATCGAAAATATTTACAGGCTCAAAGAGCTGGGCTATACGAATTTGCAAGCCGCCAAAGAAGGGGTTGGCGAGGTAGCGGTAGCTATTATTAGTTCTACAGCCACTACACTCGCAGCATTTTTGCCACTTGCCTTTTGGGGAGGGATGATCGGTGAATTTATGAGCTATTTGCCTATTACACTCATCATTGTACTTTCCAGCTCTCTGTTTGTTGGCTTGATTATCAACCCTGTTGTGGCAGCAGCCTTCATGAAGGTGGATAATGGTAAACACCAACCAAAAAAGAAGAAGCTGACTATTTTGGCAGTGGCATTGATAGTATTGGCTATCCCATGCTATTTTGTTATGAGTAGCTACACATTTGCCAACTTGTTGATGTTGTTTGCCATCCTTTCTTTATTGAATGCCTATACGTTTAAACCTTTAGCTTATTGGTTCCAAAACACACTGTTGGTGAAAATGGAGAACATCTATTTGAAAACGCTTCGCTTTTCATTGAAAGGTTCTTTGCCTTATGTATTCTTTGGGGGAACGCTTGTGGTGCTTGTGTTTGCATTCATGTTGTTTGGTGCTAATCTTCCTAAAATTGTTTTGTTCCCAGAAAACGAGCCAAACTATGTGTATGTATATGCCGAGTCTGCTTTGGGTACAGATGTAGAAACGACCAACAAAATTGCTGTTCAGATAGAGAAAAAGGTTTTTGAAGTACTAGAGCCATATAGTGATATAGTAGAATCTATTGTGACCAATGTGGGTAAAGGAACGGGTGATCCGAATGCGGGACCTGCTAACGATATTACTCCACACAAAGCTAAAGTTTCTATTGCATTTGTTCAGTTCCAAGAAAGGCAAGGGGTTAGTACTGCCGAGCTTCAAAAGAAAATTGGAGAGGCTTGCCGAACTATTCCTGGAGTAAAAATCACTACGGAGAAAGAAAATATGGGACCTCCGGTAGGAAAACCCATTAGTATTGAGGTGACTGGTGAGGATTATGTGAGTCTGATCCAAGAGTCGGAAGCGATCAAAAATATCATTGAACAATCGGGCGTGCCGGGCATAGAGCAGTTGAAGCTGGAAGTGGAAACAGGCAAGCCAGAGTTGCTGATCAACATAGACAGGAACAAGGCCCGCCGCTATGGGCTTTCTACCAACATGTTGGCTTCTACCATGAGGACGGCAATTTATGGAAGAGAGATTTCCAAGTTTAAAGATGGAGAGGACGATTACCCAATTCAGCTACGATTGAAAGATGAATACAGGTACAATATTTCCGCTTTGAACAACCAGCGACTGACCTTTAGGGACAACAAGGGTAAGTTTCACCAAATTCCAGTTTCGGCTGTGGCTAGTTTGGATTACAGTACCACTTTTGGTTCTGTGAAAAGGAAAGATTTGGACAGGGTAATTACCGTTAGCTCAAACGTGATTGATGGATACAATGCCAACGAGGTAGTTGCCGATATTAAAAATGTACTGGAAACTCATGAATTACCCGAAGGATATTCTTTCAAGTTTACGGGTGAGCAAGAAGACCAAGCAGAGTCGGTAGCCTTTTTGGGCAGGGCTATGATTATTGCCGTTTGTGCTATTTTCATGATCCTTGTTTCTCAATTCAATTCCCTAACAAAACCTTTCATTATCATTGGTTCGGTAGTGTTCAGTATGATCGGGGTATTCTTGGGAATTGTGATCTTTGGCGATGATTTTGTAATCATCATGACAGGTGTGGGTATAATTTCCCTTGCCGGTGTGGTGGTAAACAATGCCATTGTACTGATTGACTATACAGACTTAGTGGTGAAGAGGAAAAAAGAGGAGCTAGGTTTGGGCGAGAAAGAATCGCTGTCGAAAGCTGACCTCATAGAGTGTATAGTAACTGGCGGTTATACGAGGCTTCGTCCCGTATTGCTTACGGCAATTACCACGGTACTCGGTTTGGTGCCTTTGGCCACTGGTTTCAACATCGATTTCTTTGGACTGTTTGCCAGGTTTGAGCCCGAAATATACATGGGTGGGCAAAATGCCGACTTCTGGGGCCCTATGGCCTGGACGGTAATTTACGGCCTGGTATTCGCAACCTTCCTTACCTTGGTAATTGTACCAGTAATGTACTTGCTCACCGAGCGCTTCATCAACCTAACAAAAAGGGTTGGGGAAAAAGCCGAAGCTGTGGCTACGGAATAG
- the meaB gene encoding methylmalonyl Co-A mutase-associated GTPase MeaB translates to MKTYRKKRISVEEAVEGILAGNRYTLSKAITLIESSLPSDVELSQQILERIMPHTGNSIRIGITGVPGVGKSTLIETLGHHIIKQGKKIAVLAVDPSSQKTQGSIMGDKTRMETLAQDINAYIRPSAAGASLGGVARKTRETMLLCEAAGFDVTLIETVGVGQSELAVKGMVDFFLLLMLAGAGDELQGIKKGIMEMADGLAITKAEGDNLKKARLAKGEYKNALHLFRPDESNWSCKVTLCSALEKTGIDKLWGNVEEFVEKTTANGWFEKNRQKQNLQWMKDSIKDELIDSFYHDPKIVAILKDHEQQVALGTMPAYAAAQKLIDIYSKA, encoded by the coding sequence ATGAAAACATATAGAAAAAAAAGAATTTCGGTGGAAGAAGCCGTGGAAGGGATTTTGGCAGGAAACCGATATACGTTGAGCAAAGCCATCACTCTAATAGAAAGCAGCCTACCCAGCGATGTGGAACTTTCCCAGCAAATTTTGGAGCGCATAATGCCCCACACGGGAAACTCCATCCGGATAGGGATTACGGGTGTGCCCGGTGTTGGCAAAAGTACGCTCATAGAAACACTGGGTCACCATATCATAAAACAAGGAAAAAAAATAGCTGTGCTGGCCGTTGACCCTTCTAGCCAAAAAACGCAGGGCAGCATCATGGGCGACAAAACGCGAATGGAAACCTTGGCGCAAGACATCAACGCCTATATCCGACCTTCGGCAGCGGGAGCTTCTTTGGGTGGAGTAGCCAGAAAAACAAGGGAAACCATGTTGCTTTGCGAAGCAGCAGGCTTTGATGTTACGCTGATAGAAACCGTGGGCGTGGGGCAATCGGAACTAGCCGTGAAAGGCATGGTCGATTTCTTTTTGCTGCTGATGCTTGCTGGCGCAGGCGACGAGCTCCAAGGAATCAAAAAAGGAATTATGGAAATGGCGGATGGATTGGCTATTACCAAAGCCGAAGGCGATAACCTCAAAAAAGCAAGGCTTGCCAAAGGGGAATACAAAAATGCGCTGCACCTTTTCCGCCCCGACGAATCGAACTGGAGCTGTAAAGTAACGCTCTGCTCAGCCTTGGAAAAAACAGGAATAGATAAGCTCTGGGGAAATGTGGAAGAGTTCGTAGAAAAAACCACGGCAAATGGCTGGTTCGAAAAAAACAGGCAAAAGCAGAATTTGCAATGGATGAAAGACAGCATAAAAGACGAACTGATCGACAGCTTTTACCACGATCCAAAAATTGTGGCAATTCTCAAAGATCATGAGCAACAAGTGGCTTTGGGTACGATGCCTGCTTATGCCGCTGCGCAGAAGTTGATTGATATTTATAGTAAGGCCTAG
- a CDS encoding DUF2157 domain-containing protein, translating to MEDEKQEGKLLDKRILFFLLSKKIIEPARAKLALGKLGVYPDQKEWLKFVDIMLLTFSAGLFINGVFFFFAFNWDIMHKFVKLGLVSGGMLVVGAITFVRSGKELAFQVGLSLLCLLTGAWLATFGQIYQTGANAYDFFFGWTLLIVIWVAISRFPPLWIFLLVLLNTTAVLFAGQVLRVWDSTWLFLSLSLINFFALSVWEYLAYFQAGTNIGKLVGGESWLKTRWVAWLIGIVFYAILTNLVGYVVFENVSEVEVGIVSILTLVFYPLGYFLYRNYIKDLVLMAVIALSVIVVGNFVIFSFIEQDFISATLIAGLLSIGVTVLVVYEMVGLTKKWKADEN from the coding sequence ATGGAAGATGAAAAACAGGAAGGCAAACTTTTGGACAAGAGGATTTTGTTTTTCCTGCTAAGCAAAAAAATAATTGAGCCTGCTAGGGCAAAGTTGGCTTTAGGGAAATTGGGAGTTTATCCCGACCAAAAAGAGTGGCTTAAATTTGTGGATATCATGTTGCTGACTTTTTCAGCAGGCTTGTTCATCAACGGAGTCTTTTTCTTTTTCGCTTTTAATTGGGATATCATGCACAAGTTTGTGAAGTTGGGCTTGGTGTCGGGTGGGATGTTGGTAGTTGGGGCTATCACTTTTGTGCGAAGCGGCAAAGAGCTGGCTTTCCAAGTGGGACTTTCCCTTTTGTGCTTGCTTACGGGCGCCTGGCTGGCAACCTTTGGGCAGATTTACCAAACGGGGGCAAATGCCTACGACTTTTTCTTTGGCTGGACCTTGCTTATCGTCATTTGGGTAGCTATTTCCCGTTTTCCTCCCCTTTGGATTTTTCTCCTTGTTTTATTGAATACTACCGCAGTTCTTTTCGCCGGGCAAGTGCTTAGGGTCTGGGACAGCACATGGCTGTTTTTAAGCCTCAGTCTTATCAACTTTTTCGCCTTGTCAGTGTGGGAATATTTGGCTTATTTCCAAGCTGGAACCAACATAGGGAAACTAGTAGGTGGGGAAAGTTGGCTTAAAACCCGATGGGTGGCTTGGTTGATTGGTATTGTTTTTTATGCAATACTCACCAATTTGGTTGGGTATGTAGTGTTTGAAAACGTATCTGAAGTGGAAGTAGGAATAGTCAGTATTTTAACATTGGTATTTTACCCTTTAGGCTATTTTTTATACCGAAACTACATCAAAGATTTAGTGTTAATGGCAGTTATTGCACTTTCGGTGATTGTTGTTGGCAATTTTGTGATTTTTAGTTTTATAGAGCAAGACTTTATTTCTGCAACGCTGATTGCGGGTTTGCTGAGCATAGGGGTAACAGTGTTGGTGGTGTATGAAATGGTAGGGCTTACTAAAAAATGGAAGGCAGATGAAAACTGA
- a CDS encoding DUF4401 domain-containing protein produces the protein MKTDFTLKEFLGEEWESSQTELAGLAKTNQAEVHWAVKVLSFLGAWLAALLLMLFLALTGLLESEGVMLGLGVLLTAVAVWVGRVEKISPIAEPFFLSVGLIGQCLFVAGVILLLDGVQELPILLLIAALELVILIFSQSQLQRFVSVVAVVFCLYGIVIEIEIPQLIHFITGLLAAGLVYMWVFKEKLVYQVRWINGYFDAVAYSLAFSLIGVLAVSVNRDFYHEYFDPRWWWVTSGFIIFSLLFALYFALENFQLQNKKWLVLGLCLLILLPTLPAPGIAASLLFLVVGSYHGEKILVGVGVIAGVVFISYFYYNLQVSLLHKSFYLMGAGLLFFLFRIWVKKARS, from the coding sequence ATGAAAACTGATTTCACACTAAAAGAATTTTTGGGAGAAGAATGGGAAAGCTCGCAAACCGAGCTGGCAGGATTGGCAAAAACCAATCAGGCAGAAGTACACTGGGCGGTAAAGGTACTTTCCTTTTTGGGGGCATGGCTCGCTGCCTTGCTGCTTATGCTGTTTTTGGCACTGACTGGGCTGCTAGAGTCGGAAGGGGTGATGCTGGGGTTGGGTGTTTTGCTTACAGCAGTGGCGGTTTGGGTTGGCAGAGTGGAAAAAATTAGCCCGATAGCTGAGCCTTTTTTCCTGTCGGTAGGGCTGATTGGGCAATGCCTTTTTGTGGCAGGGGTAATCCTACTGCTCGACGGGGTGCAAGAGTTGCCTATTCTGCTGCTTATTGCCGCGCTCGAATTGGTAATCCTGATTTTTTCCCAAAGCCAATTGCAGCGGTTTGTGTCGGTAGTGGCGGTTGTTTTTTGCCTTTACGGCATAGTGATAGAAATAGAAATTCCACAACTCATCCATTTTATCACTGGTTTGTTGGCAGCTGGTTTGGTGTATATGTGGGTATTCAAAGAAAAACTGGTTTATCAGGTTCGCTGGATCAATGGTTATTTTGATGCAGTGGCATATAGCCTAGCTTTTTCGCTTATAGGGGTGCTGGCCGTTTCAGTGAATAGAGATTTTTACCACGAATATTTTGACCCACGATGGTGGTGGGTTACTTCGGGTTTTATTATTTTCTCACTTCTTTTTGCTTTGTATTTTGCCCTAGAAAATTTTCAGTTGCAAAATAAAAAATGGTTGGTATTAGGGCTTTGCCTGCTTATTTTATTGCCCACGCTTCCTGCTCCTGGCATTGCGGCAAGCCTCCTCTTTTTGGTGGTAGGGAGCTATCATGGGGAAAAAATACTGGTAGGAGTTGGCGTGATAGCAGGAGTGGTGTTCATTTCTTATTTCTACTACAACTTACAAGTAAGTTTGCTGCACAAGTCCTTTTACCTAATGGGCGCAGGGTTGCTGTTTTTCCTTTTCCGAATTTGGGTTAAAAAAGCTCGTTCATGA
- a CDS encoding GDYXXLXY domain-containing protein: MKTRTMFLLVNLLIVFGVFFYEVIKKEKILDKGELVLFELAPVDPRSLLQGDYMQLRYAITSEMYPSDIPARGFLALKLREENIADTVLRSVESLSELQEGEFPIKYFYNERFVSIGAESYFFQEGNAGLFEEARYGGLRVSSSGEGVLVGLYDENRQLIKTEIHPSSALSGKSD, encoded by the coding sequence ATGAAGACTAGAACTATGTTTTTGTTGGTCAATCTGCTCATTGTCTTTGGTGTTTTCTTTTACGAAGTGATAAAAAAAGAAAAGATTTTGGACAAAGGAGAGTTGGTGCTTTTTGAGCTTGCGCCCGTAGATCCTCGTTCGCTTTTACAAGGCGATTATATGCAGCTACGTTATGCGATTACCAGCGAAATGTATCCTTCCGATATTCCCGCACGTGGTTTTTTAGCATTGAAACTAAGGGAAGAAAATATTGCCGATACGGTGTTGAGGTCGGTGGAAAGCCTGTCTGAGCTTCAAGAGGGCGAATTTCCCATCAAATACTTTTACAATGAACGTTTTGTGAGTATTGGGGCAGAGTCTTATTTTTTCCAAGAAGGAAATGCGGGGCTATTTGAAGAGGCAAGGTACGGTGGGTTGCGGGTGAGTTCTTCTGGCGAAGGGGTGCTGGTTGGACTATATGATGAGAATAGGCAGTTAATTAAAACAGAAATCCATCCTTCATCTGCCCTTTCGGGGAAAAGTGATTAA